One genomic region from Lycorma delicatula isolate Av1 chromosome 1, ASM4794821v1, whole genome shotgun sequence encodes:
- the LOC142318392 gene encoding histone H2B produces the protein MPPKTSGKAAKKAGKAQKNIAKGDKKKKRKRKESYAVYIYKVLKQVHPDTGISSKAMSIMNSFVNDIFERIAAEASRLAHYNKRSTITSREIQTAVRLLLPGELAKHAVSEGTKAVTKYTSSK, from the coding sequence ATGCCACCTAAGACCAGCGGTAAAGCGGCCAAGAAGGCCGGCAAGGCGCAAAAGAACATCGCCAAGGGAGACAAGAAAAAGAAACGCAAGAGGAAGGAAAGCTACGCGGTGTACATCTACAAAGTGTTGAAGCAGGTCCATCCTGACACCGGCATCTCCTCTAAGGCGATGAGCATCATGAACAGCTTCGTTAACGATATATTCGAGCGCATCGCGGCCGAGGCTTCCAGGCTCGCCCACTACAACAAGCGGTCCACAATCACCAGCAGGGAGATCCAGACCGCCGTACGGCTTCTGTTGCCCGGTGAATTGGCCAAACACGCTGTCAGCGAAGGCACCAAGGCCGTAACCAAATACACGAGCTCTAAGTAA
- the LOC142334372 gene encoding histone H1-like, whose product MSDSTATASAPVATATTPAKAAPGKKAASKAGGSKKPRSKPAHPPTADMVNAAIAGLKERGGSSLQAIKKYIAANYKVDAEKLAPFIKKYLKTAVAAGALTQPKGKGASGSFKISVKGEGKAAPAKKPSAPKPKPKKAAAASKPKSASAKKAAAPKPKSPSKAKKVSKPPTKKPKSPKPKKAAVKKPKSPKKAAAGKKK is encoded by the coding sequence atgtcaGACAGCACCGCTACAGCTTCAGCTCCCGTCGCCACAGCGACAACTCCGGCCAAGGCAGCTCCAGGGAAAAAGGCGGCATCCAAAGCAGGCGGTTCGAAGAAGCCGAGGTCTAAGCCGGCGCACCCGCCGACAGCCGATATGGTCAACGCGGCGATCGCCGGTCTCAAAGAGCGCGGCGGATCTTCTCTGCAGGCGATAAAGAAGTACATAGCAGCCAACTACAAGGTAGACGCCGAAAAGTTGGCCCCGTTCATCAAGAAATATCTGAAAACGGCGGTCGCGGCAGGCGCCCTCACGCAGCCGAAAGGTAAAGGAGCGTCCGGCTCTTTCAAGATATCAGTGAAGGGCGAAGGCAAAGCCGCCCCGGCTAAGAAACCGTCCGCTCCGAAGCCGAAACCGAAGAAAGCCGCAGCAGCCAGCAAACCGAAGAGCGCTTCTGCGAAGAAGGCGGCCGCCCCGAAACCGAAGTCTCCATCGAAGGCGAAAAAGGTGTCCAAGCCGCCGACCAAGAAACCAAAGTCTCCGAAGCCGAAGAAGGCAGCAGTGAAGAAACCAAAGTCGCCCAAGAAAGCAGCCGCTGGAaagaagaagtaa
- the LOC142318393 gene encoding histone H3, with amino-acid sequence MARTKQTARKSTGGKAPRKQLATKAARKSAPATGGVKKPHRYRPGTVALREIRRYQKSTELLIRKLPFQRLVREIAQDFKTDLRFQSSAVMALQEASEAYLVGLFEDTNLCAIHAKRVTIMPKDIQLARRIRGERA; translated from the coding sequence ATGGCCCGTACCAAGCAGACCGCCCGCAAATCCACCGGTGGCAAAGCTCCCAGGAAGCAGCTGGCGACCAAGGCGGCACGCAAGAGCGCCCCGGCCACCGGCGGCGTGAAGAAACCTCATCGCTACAGGCCTGGAACTGTCGCCCTCCGTGAGATCCGTAGATACCAGAAGAGCACGGAGCTACTCATACGCAAGCTGCCGTTCCAGCGGCTGGTACGTGAGATAGCGCAGGACTTCAAGACCGATCTCCGGTTCCAGAGTTCCGCCGTCATGGCTCTGCAGGAAGCCAGCGAGGCTTATCTGGTCGGGCTGTTTGAAGACACAAATCTGTGCGCCATCCACGCCAAACGTGTGACAATTATGCCGAAAGACATCCAGCTGGCTCGTCGTATTCGCGGAGAGAGAGCTTAA
- the LOC142334417 gene encoding histone H4 — protein MTGRGKGGKGLGKGGAKRHRKVLRDNIQGITKPAIRRLARRGGVKRISGLIYEETRGVLKVFLENVIRDAVTYTEHAKRKTVTAMDVVYALKRQGRTLYGFGG, from the coding sequence ATGACCGGTCGCGGGAAAGGAGGTAAAGGTTTGGGCAAAGGCGGAGCCAAGCGTCACCGCAAGGTCCTGCGAGACAACATCCAGGGCATCACCAAGCCGGCCATCAGGCGTCTGGCCCGCCGCGGCGGTGTGAAACGTATCTCAGGTCTCATATACGAAGAGACCAGAGGAGTACTTAAAGTGTTCCTCGAGAACGTAATCAGAGACGCAGTCACTTACACCGAACACGCAAAGAGGAAAACTGTAACCGCCATGGACGTGGTGTACGCGCTGAAGAGGCAAGGCAGAACTCTGTACGGCTTCGGCGGTTAA
- the LOC142334377 gene encoding histone H2A, whose product MSGRGKGGKVKGKAKSRSSRAGLQFPVGRIHRLLRKGNYAERVGAGAPVYLAAVMEYLAAEVLELAGNAARDNKKTRIIPRHLQLAIRNDEELNKLLSGVTIAQGGVLPNIQAVLLPKKTEKKA is encoded by the coding sequence ATGTCAGGTCGCGGAAAGGGTGGTAAAGTGAAGGGAAAGGCAAAGTCGCGGTCTTCCCGCGCCGGTCTTCAATTCCCGGTGGGCAGAATCCACCGTCTTCTCAGGAAGGGCAACTACGCAGAACGTGTCGGAGCGGGCGCTCCGGTCTACCTGGCTGCCGTCATGGAATATTTGGCTGCGGAAGTATTGGAGTTGGCAGGAAACGCGGCCAGGGACAACAAGAAAACTCGTATCATCCCGAGGCACTTGCAGTTGGCCATCCGCAATGACGAGGAGTTAAACAAGCTTTTGTCCGGGGTCACCATCGCACAAGGTGGTGTCTTGCCGAACATTCAAGCCGTGCTTCTGCCGAAGAAGACCGAGAAGAAAGCTTAA